A genomic segment from Holophagales bacterium encodes:
- a CDS encoding NAD-dependent epimerase/dehydratase family protein: MKVFVTGATGFIGSAVAAAFARAGHETYGLVRTPGKELLLEGAEVVPVHGTMEEPDGWRPAAERCSVLVHCAVEYSDRSWDLHRAALGALRDAGRDRVGRVLVSTSGVWVYGDTGDGAIDESAPLDPPTFVAPRPAVDAAVLSWNGGGFRTVVIRPGCVYGGAGSLTSSWFESAARGGAARVVGDGTNRWAMVHRDDLADLYVRAAEAGLGGEVLNATDRSRATVNECATAASLAAGAEGRVEHVPVEQAVASMGPFATCLALNQHVDSWKAVHRLGWTPRHAGFVDAAPQLYAAWKAARGGAA; encoded by the coding sequence ATGAAAGTCTTCGTCACAGGAGCCACGGGCTTCATCGGTTCGGCGGTCGCCGCGGCCTTCGCCCGTGCGGGGCACGAAACGTACGGTCTCGTCCGGACCCCCGGAAAGGAACTCCTCCTCGAGGGCGCCGAGGTCGTTCCGGTTCACGGAACGATGGAAGAACCGGACGGCTGGCGCCCTGCCGCCGAGCGCTGTTCGGTTCTCGTCCACTGCGCGGTGGAGTATTCCGACCGGTCCTGGGACCTCCACCGCGCCGCCCTGGGCGCGCTCCGCGACGCCGGGCGGGACCGGGTCGGCAGGGTCCTCGTCTCCACGAGCGGCGTCTGGGTCTACGGCGACACCGGTGACGGCGCCATCGACGAGTCGGCGCCGCTCGACCCGCCCACGTTCGTGGCGCCCCGTCCCGCGGTCGACGCCGCTGTCCTCTCCTGGAACGGCGGCGGCTTCCGGACGGTCGTGATCCGCCCAGGATGCGTCTACGGCGGCGCGGGCAGCCTCACGTCCTCGTGGTTCGAGAGCGCCGCCAGGGGCGGCGCCGCACGGGTCGTAGGCGACGGGACGAACCGCTGGGCGATGGTTCACCGCGACGACCTGGCCGACCTCTACGTGCGGGCCGCCGAGGCCGGGCTCGGCGGCGAGGTGCTCAACGCCACCGACCGGAGCCGCGCCACCGTCAACGAGTGCGCCACGGCGGCCAGCCTCGCGGCCGGCGCCGAAGGGCGCGTCGAGCACGTACCGGTGGAGCAGGCCGTCGCGTCGATGGGCCCCTTCGCCACGTGCCTCGCGCTCAACCAGCACGTCGACTCCTGGAAGGCCGTCCACCGCCTGGGCTGGACCCCGCGACACGCGGGCTTCGTCGACGCGGCGCCGCAGCTCTACGCCGCGTGGAAGGCGGCGAGAGGCGGCGCCGCGTGA
- a CDS encoding transposase produces the protein MTRPPRLDAAGTVTHVVARGNERRPLFRDDADRERYLDLLAEACGKHAARVLAYCLMPNHVHLAMQTGSVPVSRVVHDVHSRYALYFNRRHDRSGHLFQGRFQGLLVEKDTYLLEVVRYIHRNPVKARLAGRPEDFAWSSHKAYLGGSTPPWLAVGEALSLLAGGRPKARRLFQEFVAGTAAGRYDPDDARLGAVVGGDDFVRAALAVAGRSDLVRRTLTVEAIAQAVAAREGVDVNELSGPGRSRSHSRIRSLCALLGRDAGQISLARTARFFRRDPSTMSRDVARFERRLAEDPEEARRYDEVRGQLTA, from the coding sequence ATGACACGCCCACCGCGCCTCGACGCCGCCGGAACCGTGACGCACGTCGTCGCTCGCGGGAACGAGCGGCGCCCCCTCTTCCGCGACGACGCCGACCGCGAGAGGTACCTCGACCTCCTCGCCGAGGCCTGCGGCAAGCACGCCGCCCGCGTGCTCGCGTACTGCCTCATGCCGAATCACGTGCACCTCGCGATGCAAACCGGATCCGTGCCCGTCTCTCGCGTCGTGCACGACGTCCACTCGCGGTACGCCCTCTACTTCAATCGCCGCCACGACCGCTCGGGGCACCTCTTCCAGGGGCGGTTCCAGGGCCTGCTCGTCGAGAAGGACACCTACCTGCTCGAGGTCGTCCGCTACATTCACCGGAACCCGGTGAAGGCGCGGCTCGCAGGGCGACCGGAGGACTTCGCCTGGTCGAGCCACAAGGCGTACCTCGGTGGTTCGACGCCGCCGTGGCTGGCGGTGGGGGAGGCGCTCTCGCTGCTCGCAGGAGGTCGCCCGAAGGCGCGGCGCCTCTTCCAGGAGTTCGTCGCGGGCACCGCTGCCGGTCGTTACGACCCCGACGACGCGCGCCTCGGCGCCGTCGTGGGGGGCGACGACTTCGTTCGCGCAGCGCTCGCGGTGGCGGGGAGGTCCGATCTCGTGAGGCGGACGCTCACCGTGGAGGCGATCGCGCAGGCGGTCGCCGCCCGGGAGGGCGTGGATGTGAACGAGCTGTCCGGGCCAGGACGGTCGAGGTCGCACTCACGGATCCGGAGCCTCTGCGCCCTGCTCGGTCGGGACGCGGGCCAGATCTCCCTCGCGAGGACGGCCCGTTTTTTCCGGCGCGATCCGTCGACCATGTCGCGCGACGTGGCCCGCTTCGAGCGCCGCCTCGCCGAGGACCCCGAGGAAGCGCGGCGCTACGACGAAGTGCGGGGACAGCTGACGGCCTGA
- a CDS encoding BMC domain-containing protein: protein MKRAPALAVVDFAQVPAGLDATDAMLKKAPVAFFRSGTVTRGRYLTLLGGTPASVEEALAEGLARAGGHVLDHLFLADVHPRLLDALEGRHGDDGTGALLVLETATASSVVLACEKALKGTLVDLVEVRLADAGLAGKGLALFRGDLHELDAAIDLVRAVLPPAAGLSHRILARPHDALARENALGTAFASSRFVDLGGEEAS from the coding sequence ATGAAGCGCGCCCCCGCCCTCGCCGTCGTCGACTTCGCCCAGGTTCCCGCGGGCCTCGACGCGACCGACGCGATGCTCAAGAAGGCCCCCGTCGCGTTCTTCCGCTCGGGAACGGTCACGCGCGGGCGCTACCTCACGCTCCTCGGCGGTACGCCCGCCTCCGTCGAGGAGGCGCTCGCCGAAGGGCTCGCGCGCGCCGGAGGGCACGTTCTCGACCACCTGTTCCTCGCCGACGTCCACCCGCGCCTCCTCGACGCGCTCGAGGGGCGGCACGGCGACGACGGGACGGGCGCGCTCCTCGTCCTCGAGACGGCAACCGCCTCGTCGGTCGTCCTCGCCTGCGAAAAGGCGCTGAAGGGGACGCTCGTCGACCTCGTCGAGGTCCGCCTCGCCGACGCCGGCCTCGCCGGCAAGGGGCTCGCCCTCTTTCGCGGCGACCTGCACGAGCTCGACGCGGCGATCGACCTCGTGAGGGCCGTCCTTCCGCCGGCGGCGGGACTCTCGCACCGCATCCTCGCGCGGCCTCACGACGCGCTCGCGCGCGAGAACGCGCTGGGAACCGCCTTCGCGTCGAGCCGTTTCGTCGACCTCGGCGGCGAGGAGGCTTCCTGA
- a CDS encoding HAD-IA family hydrolase, whose protein sequence is MRSLLFFDLDDTLLDHTGAEAEAQRETFSAFGMLFGGVAFAEWLAAYRGANARLWAAYGRAEIGREELHRRRFADPLAAFGLDRTAAEEVGAAYLERYRRAWRLNDGAEELLAAAADQGEAGILSNGFRELQRAKIARFGLERWVRHVVLSEEVGAMKPARAIFDAAVRAACGEGAADGRRKLYLGDHFEADVVGARRAGWFPVLYNPGRSPLPGPVLHVARLTDAIPLLA, encoded by the coding sequence GTGCGGAGCCTGCTGTTCTTCGATCTGGACGACACGCTGCTCGACCACACGGGGGCCGAGGCAGAGGCCCAGCGCGAGACGTTCTCGGCGTTCGGAATGCTCTTCGGCGGCGTGGCGTTCGCGGAGTGGCTCGCGGCGTACCGGGGGGCGAACGCGCGCCTCTGGGCGGCGTACGGGCGGGCGGAGATCGGCCGCGAGGAGCTGCACCGCCGGCGGTTCGCCGACCCGCTCGCGGCGTTCGGCCTCGACCGAACCGCGGCGGAGGAGGTGGGCGCCGCCTACCTCGAACGGTACCGTCGGGCGTGGCGGCTGAACGACGGAGCCGAGGAGCTCCTCGCCGCCGCGGCGGATCAGGGCGAGGCGGGGATCCTGTCGAACGGCTTCCGCGAGCTGCAGCGCGCCAAGATCGCCCGCTTCGGCCTCGAGCGATGGGTCCGTCACGTCGTCCTCTCCGAGGAGGTCGGTGCGATGAAGCCGGCGCGGGCGATCTTCGACGCTGCCGTTCGCGCGGCCTGCGGCGAGGGGGCCGCGGACGGCCGCCGGAAGCTCTACCTCGGGGATCACTTCGAGGCGGACGTCGTGGGTGCCCGGCGTGCCGGCTGGTTTCCGGTGCTCTACAACCCCGGCCGCTCCCCTCTTCCCGGTCCGGTCCTCCACGTCGCGCGCCTCACGGACGCCATCCCGCTCCTGGCGTAG
- a CDS encoding EutN/CcmL family microcompartment protein, translating into MLLGRVIGRVVPCVVTPGLEGVPMLLLQPLGKDGAPKGKTLVAADPTRMAGEGELVAYEGGREAALLLDPSFVPVDHAVVAIVDALHLTSEEES; encoded by the coding sequence ATGCTCCTCGGTCGGGTGATCGGCCGCGTCGTCCCCTGCGTCGTCACGCCCGGACTGGAAGGCGTTCCGATGCTCCTCCTCCAGCCGCTCGGCAAGGACGGCGCGCCGAAGGGGAAGACCCTCGTCGCCGCCGACCCGACCCGGATGGCGGGCGAGGGCGAGCTCGTGGCCTACGAAGGGGGCCGCGAAGCGGCGCTCCTCCTCGATCCCTCGTTCGTGCCGGTCGATCACGCGGTCGTCGCCATCGTCGACGCGCTCCACCTGACGTCGGAGGAAGAGTCGTGA
- a CDS encoding aldo/keto reductase, with translation MKYTTLGRTGLVVSRLALGCMSYGDPRWRPWVLPEEEARPFFRRALEAGINLFDTADMYSLGVSEEVTGRLLAEMGRREELVIATKVHFPMGSGPNMGGLSRKHVVQACEASLKRLGVETIDLYQIHRFDPSTPLAETLEALDLLVLQGKVRYLGASSGEAWRFQKALATADRAGLTRFVSMQNHYNLLYREEEREMLPLCIEEGIGVLPWSPLARGLLAGTRATPADSASTPRAASDDYARQLYDHPRDADVVAATRSVAAARGVPMARVALAWLLGRPGVTAPIVGATKLAHLDEALAALDLSLTAEETGALEAPYSPHAVRGFAGPAPSAR, from the coding sequence CTGAAGTACACGACCCTCGGCCGGACAGGCCTCGTCGTCTCGCGGCTGGCGCTCGGTTGCATGAGCTACGGCGACCCGAGGTGGCGGCCGTGGGTCCTGCCCGAGGAAGAGGCGCGCCCGTTCTTCCGGCGCGCCCTCGAGGCGGGGATCAACCTCTTCGACACGGCCGACATGTACTCGCTGGGCGTGAGCGAGGAGGTCACCGGCCGCCTGCTGGCCGAGATGGGCCGCCGCGAGGAGCTCGTCATCGCCACGAAGGTCCATTTCCCGATGGGCTCAGGTCCGAACATGGGAGGGCTCTCGAGGAAGCACGTCGTCCAGGCGTGCGAGGCGAGCCTGAAGAGGCTGGGCGTCGAGACGATCGACCTCTACCAGATCCATCGCTTCGACCCGTCGACGCCGCTGGCGGAAACGCTGGAAGCTCTCGATCTCCTCGTCCTGCAGGGCAAGGTCCGCTACCTCGGCGCCAGCTCGGGCGAGGCGTGGCGATTCCAGAAGGCGCTCGCGACGGCCGACCGGGCGGGCCTGACGCGTTTCGTCTCCATGCAGAACCACTACAACCTCCTCTACCGGGAGGAAGAGCGGGAGATGCTCCCCCTCTGCATCGAGGAGGGGATCGGCGTCCTTCCGTGGTCGCCGCTGGCCCGCGGTCTCCTCGCCGGGACGCGTGCGACGCCCGCCGACAGCGCGTCGACGCCCCGCGCCGCCTCGGACGACTATGCCCGGCAGCTGTACGACCATCCGAGGGACGCCGACGTCGTCGCGGCGACGCGTTCGGTGGCGGCCGCACGGGGCGTCCCGATGGCCCGCGTCGCCCTGGCGTGGCTCCTCGGCCGGCCCGGCGTGACGGCGCCGATCGTCGGAGCGACGAAGCTCGCGCACCTCGACGAGGCTCTCGCCGCGCTCGATCTCTCGCTGACCGCCGAGGAGACCGGCGCGCTCGAAGCCCCCTACAGCCCCCACGCGGTCCGCGGCTTCGCCGGCCCCGCCCCCTCCGCCCGCTGA
- a CDS encoding aldehyde dehydrogenase EutE — MTEAEIEAIARRIVSDLDGKPGDGAGPGGAGATAASAAGAAGTSGTMGIHPTVNAAVEAARKAQPRFAALPLKVRARVIEAIRATMRENGAALAKAAREETGLGRTEDKVVKNALVTERTPGLEDLAPSAVTGDHGLALVEPAPFGVIGAITPCTNPTSTIICNAIGMLAAGNAVVFSVHPLAKSCSMQTIALINKAIVSAGGPPDVVTGISTPSIESAQEVMKHPGIRLLVVTGGGAVVKAAMASGKRAICAGPGNPPVVVDETADLGKAGRDIVLGGSTDNNVICVDEKEVLVVAKVADELIRSMVAAGAVLIGKDRLRDLEKAIFTKMAGPREHAHVDKDLIGKNANVILSKMGISAPDSVRMVVVEVDQDHPLLWTEQMMPVMPVCRVPSVDAAIDLAVPVEGHNRHTFVMHSKNLDALSRMAKECDASIFVKNGRSQAGLGLDGEGSCSFTIASPTGEGLTGPRSFSRWRRCVLVDNFRIT; from the coding sequence CTGACGGAAGCCGAGATCGAGGCGATCGCCCGGCGCATCGTGTCGGACCTCGACGGGAAGCCGGGGGACGGCGCGGGACCGGGCGGCGCTGGGGCGACCGCGGCGTCCGCCGCCGGAGCCGCCGGAACCTCCGGAACGATGGGGATCCACCCCACGGTGAACGCCGCCGTCGAGGCGGCGCGCAAGGCTCAGCCTCGCTTCGCCGCCCTCCCCCTGAAGGTGCGCGCGAGGGTCATCGAGGCGATCCGGGCCACGATGCGCGAGAACGGCGCGGCCCTCGCAAAGGCGGCCCGGGAGGAGACCGGCCTGGGCCGCACCGAGGACAAGGTCGTCAAGAACGCCCTCGTCACCGAGCGGACTCCCGGCCTCGAGGACCTCGCCCCGTCGGCCGTGACGGGCGACCACGGACTCGCGCTCGTGGAGCCGGCGCCGTTCGGCGTCATCGGCGCCATCACGCCGTGCACGAACCCGACCTCGACGATCATCTGCAACGCGATCGGGATGCTCGCGGCGGGCAACGCGGTCGTCTTCTCGGTCCACCCGCTCGCGAAGTCGTGCTCGATGCAGACGATCGCTCTCATCAACAAGGCGATCGTCTCGGCGGGCGGGCCGCCCGACGTCGTCACGGGCATCTCCACGCCGTCCATCGAGTCGGCGCAGGAGGTGATGAAGCACCCGGGCATCCGCCTCCTCGTCGTGACGGGTGGCGGCGCGGTCGTCAAGGCGGCGATGGCGAGCGGCAAGCGCGCCATCTGCGCCGGGCCGGGGAATCCGCCGGTCGTCGTCGACGAGACGGCCGACCTCGGCAAGGCGGGGCGCGACATCGTCCTCGGCGGCTCGACCGACAACAACGTCATCTGCGTCGACGAGAAGGAAGTCCTCGTCGTGGCGAAGGTGGCCGACGAGCTGATCCGCTCGATGGTCGCCGCAGGCGCCGTCCTGATCGGGAAGGACCGGCTCCGCGACCTCGAGAAGGCCATCTTCACGAAGATGGCCGGGCCGCGGGAGCATGCGCACGTCGACAAGGACCTCATCGGCAAGAACGCGAACGTCATCCTCTCGAAGATGGGAATCTCGGCGCCCGATTCCGTTCGCATGGTCGTCGTCGAGGTCGACCAGGACCACCCGCTCCTCTGGACGGAGCAGATGATGCCGGTGATGCCGGTCTGCCGCGTCCCGAGCGTCGACGCCGCGATCGACCTCGCGGTCCCCGTCGAGGGGCACAACCGGCACACGTTCGTGATGCACTCGAAGAACCTCGACGCGCTCTCGCGGATGGCAAAGGAGTGCGACGCGTCGATCTTCGTCAAGAACGGCCGGTCGCAGGCCGGCCTCGGCCTCGACGGCGAGGGGTCCTGCTCCTTCACGATCGCGAGCCCGACGGGCGAGGGGCTCACCGGCCCCCGCAGCTTCTCGCGCTGGCGCCGCTGCGTCCTCGTCGACAACTTCCGGATCACGTAG
- a CDS encoding EutN/CcmL family microcompartment protein: MITGRVLGDITATIRHPFYEGKRLLVVARTGADGAETGDYVIALDAIGVGPGDPVLVLDEGTGARQVVGVPTAPVRTVIVGYLDRVDLA, encoded by the coding sequence GTGATCACCGGCCGCGTCCTCGGCGACATCACGGCGACGATCCGGCATCCCTTCTACGAGGGGAAGAGACTGCTCGTGGTGGCGCGCACCGGAGCGGACGGCGCCGAGACAGGTGACTACGTCATCGCCCTCGACGCGATCGGCGTCGGCCCCGGAGACCCGGTCCTCGTCCTCGACGAGGGGACCGGCGCGCGGCAGGTCGTCGGTGTGCCGACCGCTCCCGTCCGGACGGTCATCGTCGGGTACCTCGACCGCGTCGACCTCGCCTGA
- a CDS encoding GNAT family N-acetyltransferase: MRVSFRAASISDEGTFLPMMEALWAHERIPFDTAAIRAALESLFADPALGRVWLASVEETVAGYAMGTWGFSTEQGGRFLLLDELFVLPAFRGRGVAAATLDFVEGEAAREGAGAVRIEVSVENGAARELYRAAGYTDPRRLFLAKRLASHDARI; the protein is encoded by the coding sequence ATGCGCGTCTCCTTCCGCGCCGCGTCGATCTCGGACGAGGGCACCTTCCTCCCGATGATGGAGGCGCTGTGGGCCCACGAGCGGATACCGTTCGACACGGCCGCGATCCGCGCGGCGCTCGAGAGCCTCTTCGCCGACCCGGCCCTCGGACGCGTCTGGCTCGCCTCCGTCGAGGAGACCGTCGCCGGCTACGCGATGGGGACCTGGGGCTTCAGCACCGAGCAGGGAGGACGGTTTCTGCTGCTGGACGAGCTCTTCGTCCTGCCGGCCTTTCGCGGACGGGGCGTGGCGGCCGCAACCCTCGACTTCGTCGAAGGTGAGGCGGCCCGGGAGGGTGCGGGCGCCGTACGGATCGAGGTCTCGGTAGAGAACGGCGCCGCACGGGAGCTCTACCGTGCGGCCGGGTACACCGACCCTCGGCGCCTGTTCCTGGCCAAGCGGCTCGCATCGCACGACGCGAGGATCTGA
- a CDS encoding EutN/CcmL family microcompartment protein: MQLAKVVGSVVATRKEESLSGLKLLLVRPVDEEGREGPTVLVAADAVGAGPEELVLIASGSSARQTIATDKRPVDAVVMAIVDSWDVGGAVKYRK, translated from the coding sequence ATGCAGCTCGCGAAGGTCGTCGGGAGCGTCGTGGCGACGCGGAAGGAAGAGAGCCTCTCCGGGCTGAAGCTCCTTCTCGTCCGCCCGGTGGACGAGGAGGGGCGCGAGGGGCCGACCGTCCTCGTCGCCGCCGACGCGGTCGGCGCGGGACCGGAAGAGCTCGTCCTCATCGCCTCCGGCAGCTCCGCCCGGCAGACGATCGCCACCGACAAGCGGCCCGTGGACGCCGTCGTCATGGCCATCGTCGACTCGTGGGACGTCGGCGGCGCCGTGAAGTACAGGAAGTGA
- a CDS encoding serine/threonine protein kinase, producing MSVLLRPPEFDHFVISRVLGEGGMGIVFLAEDRRTHLPVAAKVMSRSLTDPELQARFMKENQILASLNHRNIVRCYEITRSREGLPTIVMEYLKGVDFGAFEGRPFHELIPMMVQAAMGLAYLKERNILHRDLSPNNIFVTIQDDRRLVKILDFGVAKVLQEGSGGELTQTGEFLGKLAYASHELLTFGHIDFRSDIYSLGVIFFRLLTKRRPINVQNSRNYLEWVMAQENRTPVDFSVPEGNPPIPASLQALIVKMLAKKSDDRPQGYEEIIDALVAAQAEAEKAGLVPDPEVVSTLPSTETKKSLSGSAGSPGGLGGTPSPSGNRPGGATAATGLFDDGAYPFTEAETKAPSSASRVGADGRIGGAATPPPAAAPARAAAPASQVPDWLEQAGYDEQIQVMSESRGISRSPVHPVFGTENRSRSVKRDTESIRTRQRAEARRKRNVVLITLFVLAVLGTGAWAGWEFYVKPNMPSTSPATLDPVPPVASGPLPSGSGADATLPTSVPEPRKPVSRSAKLGAEERRLLDANIIGFFPTGDGQGLNVVFKFRKPVNVSGIPGARIVTATDASGQPLPALAGVEAEIRLTDDPTGAMRLRLFIRGGAAADASGSLRSIVAQIGPATIRAKYDKELLSR from the coding sequence TTGAGCGTTCTTCTCAGGCCCCCCGAGTTCGACCACTTCGTCATCTCCCGCGTCCTCGGCGAGGGAGGGATGGGCATCGTCTTCCTCGCGGAGGACCGCCGGACGCACCTGCCCGTCGCGGCAAAGGTGATGTCGAGGAGCCTCACGGACCCCGAGCTCCAGGCCCGGTTCATGAAAGAGAACCAGATCCTGGCGTCGCTCAATCACCGGAACATCGTCCGCTGCTACGAGATCACCCGCTCGCGCGAGGGGCTCCCGACGATCGTCATGGAGTACCTCAAGGGCGTCGACTTCGGCGCGTTCGAGGGGCGGCCGTTCCACGAGCTCATCCCGATGATGGTGCAGGCCGCGATGGGCCTCGCCTACCTGAAGGAACGGAACATCCTCCACCGCGACCTCTCGCCGAACAACATCTTCGTCACGATCCAGGACGACCGCCGCCTCGTGAAGATCCTCGACTTCGGCGTGGCGAAGGTCCTCCAGGAAGGGAGCGGCGGCGAGCTGACGCAGACGGGCGAGTTTCTCGGCAAGCTCGCGTACGCCTCCCACGAGCTCCTCACGTTCGGGCACATCGACTTCCGGAGCGACATCTACTCGCTCGGCGTCATCTTCTTCCGCCTCCTGACGAAGCGCCGGCCGATCAACGTACAGAACTCGCGGAACTACCTCGAGTGGGTCATGGCGCAGGAGAACCGCACCCCGGTCGACTTCTCCGTGCCCGAGGGAAACCCGCCGATCCCCGCGTCGCTCCAGGCGCTCATCGTGAAGATGCTCGCCAAGAAGTCCGACGACCGGCCGCAGGGCTACGAGGAGATCATCGACGCCCTCGTCGCGGCGCAGGCCGAGGCCGAGAAGGCCGGGCTCGTGCCAGATCCCGAGGTCGTGTCGACCCTCCCTTCGACGGAGACGAAGAAGTCGCTCTCGGGCTCCGCCGGCTCGCCGGGGGGCCTCGGCGGGACCCCCTCTCCCTCGGGCAACCGGCCCGGCGGAGCGACGGCCGCCACCGGCCTCTTCGACGACGGAGCGTACCCGTTCACGGAGGCCGAGACGAAGGCCCCTTCCTCCGCGTCGCGCGTCGGCGCCGACGGGAGGATCGGCGGGGCCGCCACGCCGCCCCCGGCGGCTGCTCCGGCCCGCGCCGCCGCTCCCGCCTCCCAGGTCCCCGACTGGCTGGAGCAGGCGGGGTACGACGAGCAGATCCAGGTCATGAGCGAGAGCCGGGGGATCTCCCGGTCACCGGTACACCCCGTTTTCGGGACCGAGAACCGCTCGCGGTCCGTGAAGCGCGATACGGAGTCGATCCGTACGAGGCAGCGCGCCGAGGCCAGGCGGAAACGCAACGTCGTGCTCATCACGCTCTTCGTCCTGGCGGTCCTCGGAACGGGGGCGTGGGCCGGGTGGGAGTTCTACGTCAAACCGAACATGCCGTCGACCTCTCCGGCCACGCTCGACCCCGTGCCTCCCGTCGCCTCCGGCCCGCTCCCGTCCGGGTCCGGGGCCGACGCCACGCTGCCCACCTCCGTCCCCGAACCGAGGAAGCCGGTCAGCCGCTCCGCCAAGCTCGGCGCCGAAGAGCGACGCCTCCTCGACGCGAACATCATCGGCTTTTTCCCGACCGGGGATGGACAGGGCCTGAACGTCGTCTTCAAATTCCGGAAACCCGTGAACGTCTCCGGCATCCCGGGCGCCCGGATCGTCACGGCGACCGACGCCTCGGGTCAGCCGCTGCCGGCTCTCGCAGGCGTCGAGGCCGAGATCCGCCTGACGGATGACCCGACCGGTGCCATGCGGCTCCGACTGTTCATTCGTGGAGGCGCCGCGGCCGACGCTTCGGGCTCGCTCCGGTCGATCGTCGCCCAGATCGGCCCCGCGACGATCCGCGCGAAGTACGACAAGGAGCTCCTCTCGAGATAG
- a CDS encoding DUF2813 domain-containing protein — translation MPLSRIEIEGFRGIRRMTLDLDDTTALIGENSCGKTSVLDALELALAHRANVPFFGPLDFHVPSGPGAAPVERISLRFAFLESGGRDAVAEISALRTADGSPSPAVARLVDREGRNLHPDDPGAFEAFRRRHPVLRVRFGRPARPASAESPEASGAGPASGVSEPGRVAEAAEGEVTRKLRRTVETAYRKFSGSWRPHPDELREPLEAARALAGRWSERLMLPARAPGSATELRAATPVGLGAADPLRAEAREGTGMQSLALLMLLGAVLDAENGSPVESGAEPLVLIEEAEAHLHPILAARIFRLIDRVPGQKVLTTNSGDLLASVPLHAIRRLVRSAGGVAVHGVPDGALTVDEMRRVGYHIRVNRASSVFARCWLLVEGETESWLLPEVARLVGLDFPAEGVRCVEFAQCGIAPLVKMARGLGIQWHLLADGDDAGRHYVRAARSFLAGEPDRERVTGFRERDVEHHLWGSGYAHVYRSAAARAGVLPSLFGRRRIPPGAIIERALKAHGKPRMALEVAEAMSAPGSPGVPRLLASVVEKVVRLARFGN, via the coding sequence GTGCCGCTCAGCCGCATCGAGATCGAGGGCTTCCGGGGGATCCGGCGCATGACGCTGGACCTGGACGACACCACGGCCCTCATCGGCGAGAACTCCTGCGGAAAGACGAGCGTCCTCGACGCGCTCGAGCTCGCCCTCGCGCACCGCGCGAACGTGCCGTTCTTCGGACCGCTCGATTTTCACGTCCCGAGCGGCCCCGGCGCCGCACCCGTGGAGAGGATCTCCCTGCGATTCGCCTTCCTCGAGAGCGGCGGGCGGGACGCGGTGGCCGAGATCTCCGCCCTGCGGACGGCCGACGGCTCTCCGTCCCCCGCGGTCGCGCGCCTGGTCGATCGCGAGGGCCGAAACCTCCACCCGGACGACCCCGGGGCCTTCGAGGCATTCCGGCGCCGGCACCCCGTCCTGCGCGTCCGCTTCGGGCGGCCGGCGCGGCCCGCATCGGCTGAGTCGCCGGAGGCCTCCGGCGCCGGCCCGGCGTCCGGGGTGTCCGAGCCCGGGCGCGTCGCCGAGGCGGCGGAGGGCGAGGTCACGCGGAAGCTGCGGCGAACCGTCGAGACCGCGTACCGGAAGTTCTCGGGCTCGTGGCGGCCGCACCCCGACGAGCTGCGCGAGCCGCTCGAGGCCGCTCGCGCCCTCGCGGGACGCTGGAGCGAGCGGCTCATGCTCCCGGCCCGTGCGCCAGGGAGCGCGACCGAGCTGCGCGCGGCGACGCCCGTGGGGCTCGGTGCGGCCGATCCCCTTCGCGCCGAGGCGCGGGAGGGAACGGGGATGCAGAGCCTGGCCCTGCTGATGCTCCTGGGGGCGGTCCTCGACGCCGAGAACGGTTCACCGGTCGAGAGCGGCGCCGAGCCTCTCGTCCTGATCGAAGAGGCCGAAGCGCACCTTCACCCCATCCTGGCCGCGCGGATCTTCCGGCTCATCGACCGCGTGCCCGGCCAGAAGGTCCTGACCACGAACTCGGGCGACCTCCTGGCGTCGGTGCCGCTCCACGCGATCCGCCGGCTCGTGCGCAGCGCCGGCGGAGTCGCCGTCCACGGCGTCCCCGACGGAGCGCTCACCGTCGACGAGATGCGGCGCGTGGGCTACCACATACGCGTCAACCGGGCCTCGTCCGTCTTCGCCCGCTGCTGGCTCCTCGTGGAGGGGGAGACCGAGTCGTGGCTTCTTCCCGAGGTGGCCCGGCTCGTCGGGCTCGACTTTCCCGCCGAGGGGGTCCGGTGCGTGGAGTTCGCGCAGTGCGGTATCGCGCCTCTCGTGAAGATGGCCCGCGGGCTGGGAATCCAGTGGCACCTCCTCGCCGACGGGGACGACGCCGGACGGCACTACGTGCGCGCCGCCCGCTCGTTCCTCGCCGGGGAGCCCGACCGCGAGCGCGTCACCGGCTTTCGCGAGCGGGACGTGGAGCACCACCTCTGGGGCTCCGGCTACGCGCACGTCTACCGGTCTGCCGCGGCACGGGCCGGAGTCCTGCCTTCCCTCTTCGGACGGCGGCGGATTCCCCCCGGCGCCATCATCGAGCGCGCCCTGAAGGCCCACGGCAAGCCGCGGATGGCGCTCGAGGTCGCCGAGGCGATGTCGGCGCCCGGGTCTCCCGGGGTGCCCCGCCTCCTCGCGTCCGTCGTGGAGAAGGTGGTTCGCCTGGCGCGCTTCGGGAACTGA